The following are encoded together in the Capsulimonas corticalis genome:
- the mazG gene encoding nucleoside triphosphate pyrophosphohydrolase — protein MTLTIIGLGNGLRDGLTLGALDALRQAGARRFARSRALPLIGWLESPEGGVVFDAAFDSVPAGATGEPALAIVHPILEAARAGGAVYAVPGDPLLDENASLLLWTLARGEGIDVRVIRLARRAEDDARYGFDALVALMSRLRNPEGGCPWDLEQTSRTIRRHVIEEAYEVAEAIDSGVPDKLSEELGDLLLQVVFHAQMASELGEFSVDDVTQNIVEKLVRRHPHVFGSVSVENSEEVLTNWEAIKRKEKGNEDRKSILDGIPMDLPALMRALEVSKRVVKVGFEWPTVMEVLDKVDEEIAEMRAEIAAGDTARAGEELGDLLFTLVNVGRQLKVDPEESLRAMTLRFANRFRYIERHAEATGRTLKDLTLEEMEAVWAQAKREQ, from the coding sequence TTGACGCTGACGATCATCGGCCTGGGAAACGGCCTGCGGGACGGCCTGACGCTTGGGGCGCTCGACGCCCTGCGCCAGGCCGGCGCCCGTCGCTTCGCGCGCTCGCGCGCTCTGCCGCTGATCGGCTGGCTGGAATCTCCCGAAGGCGGCGTCGTATTCGACGCCGCCTTTGATTCCGTTCCGGCCGGCGCGACGGGCGAGCCGGCGCTCGCCATCGTTCACCCCATTCTCGAAGCGGCGCGCGCGGGCGGCGCCGTTTACGCCGTCCCCGGCGACCCCCTGCTGGACGAGAACGCTTCCCTGCTCCTCTGGACGCTCGCTCGCGGCGAAGGGATCGACGTGCGCGTGATCCGCTTGGCGCGCCGCGCTGAGGATGACGCGCGCTACGGTTTCGACGCCCTGGTCGCCCTGATGTCGCGCCTGCGCAATCCCGAGGGCGGCTGTCCCTGGGATCTCGAACAGACCTCGCGCACCATCCGCCGCCATGTCATCGAAGAAGCGTATGAAGTCGCGGAGGCGATCGATTCGGGCGTCCCGGACAAGCTGAGCGAGGAGCTTGGCGATCTGCTGCTGCAAGTCGTGTTCCACGCGCAGATGGCGAGTGAGCTGGGCGAGTTCTCCGTGGACGATGTCACGCAAAACATCGTCGAAAAGCTGGTTCGGCGTCACCCCCATGTCTTCGGCTCCGTTTCCGTTGAGAACTCCGAGGAAGTCCTCACTAACTGGGAGGCGATCAAGCGCAAGGAAAAGGGCAATGAGGACCGGAAATCGATCCTCGACGGGATCCCGATGGACCTGCCCGCGCTGATGCGCGCCCTCGAAGTCTCCAAGCGAGTCGTCAAAGTCGGCTTTGAGTGGCCGACCGTGATGGAAGTCCTGGACAAGGTGGATGAGGAGATCGCGGAGATGCGCGCGGAGATCGCCGCCGGCGACACGGCGCGCGCGGGCGAGGAGCTGGGCGACCTGCTCTTTACCCTCGTCAACGTCGGGCGTCAATTGAAGGTCGATCCCGAGGAATCGCTGCGCGCGATGACCCTGCGCTTCGCGAACCGGTTTCGGTATATCGAGCGTCACGCCGAGGCGACGGGCCGTACTTTGAAAGATCTGACGCTGGAGGAGATGGAAGCGGTTTGGGCGCAGGCAAAGAGGGAACAATAA
- a CDS encoding helix-turn-helix domain-containing protein, with product MAPHNHTTPIFVSSEMTPLGRLTLAARIQNGEGVVPAYPLRIYDQYALVFITRGEGVYRDIHQKRIPLVAGDAIFVFPSFPHSYGPNPGTHWDELYFVFDGPAFAMLHQIGLIDPSRPIAPRQPDDRWLAKFTAFAARLRPGSRDDDALQVARLHALLTEMLLALSTPTDTSHPDDWLQAAQLLLEADLSQDLDPAEVARKVGVGYELFRKRFTQSLGVSPARYRARRRIEAACEMLKFTQMTSAQIADALGYGDEFYFSKRFKAEMGQGPREFRQSKPTPALRATLCKPTPALRAPPPADGKGL from the coding sequence ATGGCGCCGCATAACCACACTACGCCGATATTTGTCTCTTCCGAGATGACTCCGCTGGGGCGCCTCACCCTCGCCGCTCGAATCCAGAACGGCGAGGGCGTGGTTCCCGCCTATCCCCTGCGTATCTACGATCAATACGCCCTCGTCTTTATCACACGGGGCGAGGGCGTGTACCGGGATATTCACCAGAAGCGGATCCCTCTCGTCGCCGGCGACGCCATTTTTGTCTTCCCCAGCTTCCCGCACAGCTATGGCCCCAATCCGGGCACACATTGGGACGAACTCTACTTCGTCTTTGACGGCCCCGCATTCGCCATGCTCCACCAAATCGGCCTCATCGACCCCTCCCGTCCCATCGCCCCGCGCCAACCCGACGACCGCTGGCTCGCCAAATTCACCGCCTTCGCCGCCCGTCTACGCCCCGGCTCCCGCGACGACGACGCCCTTCAAGTCGCCCGCCTCCACGCCCTCCTCACCGAAATGCTCCTCGCCCTCTCCACGCCCACCGACACTTCACACCCAGACGACTGGCTCCAAGCCGCCCAGCTTCTCCTAGAAGCCGACCTCTCCCAAGATCTCGACCCCGCCGAAGTCGCCCGCAAAGTCGGCGTCGGCTACGAACTCTTCCGCAAACGCTTCACCCAATCCCTTGGCGTCTCCCCTGCCCGCTACCGCGCCCGCCGCCGCATCGAAGCCGCCTGTGAAATGCTCAAATTCACCCAAATGACCAGCGCCCAAATCGCCGACGCCCTCGGCTACGGCGACGAGTTTTACTTTTCCAAGCGGTTCAAGGCGGAGATGGGGCAGGGGCCGAGGGAGTTTCGGCAGAGCAAACCCACCCCGGCGCTTCGCGCCACCCTTTGCAAACCCACCCCCGCGCTTCGCGCGCCCCCTCCCGCCGACGGGAAGGGGTTGTAA
- a CDS encoding SurA N-terminal domain-containing protein — MITMQNKRRGAALVASAAAMGVLIAGCNNGGGKTEGASGTATAGAPLTGTDAVAKVNGEAISQSDFYTQLQRYTPNPQQMSQAPAGRIVLQQLINNLMMEQLAKQEGVAPTDAEVDAQLNNIKLIQDKVLVRGFSDTLAAAGLTEDDLKHLQIQPQLAQIKLLTKGQSVTDAEIKAYYDLHKKDQFTKPNRAHIKRIAFASAADANAAYSDIQKGKPFEDYVSKSIINQPSDGDLPQWVDLDDVSNPGVKPLVDGIKDAKAGDVPKPFAFQGAWWLVKVVDKKAVEVLPQDQVKNMIQFLLLSQKAQQSQTGFQDIQQKLRDFQTKANIEIPEKQYNDLVNEIKNPPPPMAPQMGGPQPGAPSGPRPGAPQMRLSPPPTAPKAAH; from the coding sequence ATGATCACGATGCAAAATAAACGGCGCGGCGCCGCGCTGGTCGCTTCCGCGGCCGCTATGGGCGTCCTTATCGCCGGCTGCAATAATGGCGGCGGGAAGACGGAAGGCGCCAGCGGAACCGCCACGGCCGGCGCGCCGCTGACGGGAACCGACGCGGTCGCGAAGGTCAATGGCGAGGCGATTTCGCAGTCGGATTTCTACACCCAGCTGCAGCGCTACACGCCCAATCCGCAGCAGATGAGCCAGGCGCCGGCGGGACGGATCGTCCTCCAGCAGCTGATCAACAACCTGATGATGGAGCAGCTTGCGAAGCAGGAAGGCGTGGCGCCGACCGACGCCGAAGTGGACGCGCAGCTCAACAACATCAAGCTGATTCAGGACAAGGTCCTCGTGCGCGGCTTCTCGGACACGCTGGCGGCGGCCGGTCTGACGGAGGACGACCTCAAGCACCTCCAGATCCAGCCGCAGCTGGCGCAGATCAAGCTTCTGACCAAGGGACAGTCCGTCACGGACGCCGAGATCAAGGCGTATTACGATCTGCATAAGAAAGACCAGTTCACGAAGCCGAACCGCGCCCACATCAAGCGCATCGCCTTCGCGAGCGCGGCCGACGCCAACGCGGCCTACAGCGACATCCAGAAGGGCAAGCCCTTCGAGGATTACGTCTCGAAGTCCATCATCAACCAGCCGTCCGACGGCGACCTGCCCCAGTGGGTGGACCTGGACGATGTGTCGAACCCCGGCGTCAAGCCGCTGGTCGACGGCATCAAGGACGCCAAGGCCGGCGATGTTCCCAAGCCGTTCGCCTTCCAGGGCGCCTGGTGGCTCGTGAAGGTCGTCGACAAGAAGGCCGTCGAAGTGCTGCCGCAGGATCAAGTCAAGAACATGATCCAGTTCCTGCTGCTCAGCCAGAAGGCGCAGCAGAGTCAGACAGGCTTCCAGGACATTCAGCAGAAGCTGCGTGACTTCCAGACGAAGGCGAACATCGAGATTCCCGAGAAGCAGTACAACGATCTGGTGAACGAGATCAAGAACCCGCCGCCGCCGATGGCCCCGCAAATGGGCGGCCCGCAGCCCGGCGCTCCGTCCGGACCGCGCCCCGGCGCGCCGCAGATGCGACTGTCGCCGCCGCCGACGGCGCCGAAGGCGGCCCATTGA
- the ppdK gene encoding pyruvate, phosphate dikinase, with product MANSKRVWLFEEANATMRDELGGKGANLAEMSNIGLPVPPGFTITTDTCIAYNKSDGQFPEGLLDEIKTALAAVEAKTGKKLGDPANPLLVSVRSGAKFSMPGMMDTVLNLGLNDETAEALIKLTGNARFVYDSYRRFLMMLSDVAYSDGTNKLAKHDFEHIFYDLKKELGVTEDLDVTADQLKGLCETYKTYIKQQSGKDFPQDPFVQLQDGVEAVFKSWFNDRAKLYRQREKISDDLGTAVNIQSMVFGNQGEDCGTGVAFTRDASNGNNEIFGEYLMNAQGEDVVAGVRTPMPISELKTQNPEIYQEFADICHRLEQHYKDMQDIEFTIEHNKLYILQCRSGKRTGPSAVKIAVDLVNEGLISKEVALARINPELLDQCLHPIIKPGFKYNVLAKGLPAGPGAATGIAVFDAQRAADLGKGGEGKKVILVRADTSPDDLKGMLAAEGVLTERGGMTSHAALVARGFGIPTVAGCSDITVTDRQFVAKGGQVIKEGDYISLNGAFGEVIEGQVQVVDPELTGEFGTLLQWADETRRLGIRTNADTPEDVALAIKLGAEGVGLCRTEHMFFAEERRPVVQAMILAATEEERNAKLAELLPFQREDFKGIFEALGSRPATIRLIDPPLHEFLPSLQTLIEEVATLKAKGTTGAELEAKEKLLSQVESMHEINPMMGLRGCRLSIVFPGIVEMQTRAILEGAIAAKKAGADPHPEIMIPLVGHVNELKAVRSNLERVAKLVVEESGETIDYMFGTMIEIPRAALTSDQIAEEAEFFSFGTNDLTQMTFGFSRDDSDKFLKPYIAQKILPGDPFEAIDQTGVGQLMKISVELAKKVRPNIKLGICGEHGGEPSSIAFCHEIGLNYVSCSPYRVPIARLAAAQANLKDGGSNRDR from the coding sequence ATGGCGAATTCCAAGCGCGTGTGGCTGTTTGAAGAGGCTAACGCGACGATGCGCGACGAGCTCGGCGGCAAGGGCGCGAACCTGGCCGAGATGAGCAATATCGGACTGCCGGTGCCTCCCGGCTTTACGATCACGACCGACACTTGTATCGCTTACAACAAGAGCGATGGTCAGTTCCCCGAAGGTTTGCTGGACGAGATCAAGACGGCTCTTGCGGCGGTCGAAGCGAAGACCGGCAAGAAGCTGGGCGATCCGGCCAACCCGCTGCTGGTCTCCGTCCGCTCCGGCGCTAAGTTCTCCATGCCCGGTATGATGGACACCGTTCTGAACCTCGGTCTCAACGACGAGACGGCGGAAGCCCTCATCAAGTTAACCGGCAATGCGCGTTTTGTTTACGATAGCTATCGCCGCTTTCTGATGATGCTCAGCGACGTCGCCTACTCCGACGGAACCAACAAGCTGGCTAAGCATGACTTCGAGCATATCTTCTACGATCTGAAGAAGGAACTCGGCGTCACGGAAGACCTGGACGTCACCGCCGATCAGCTCAAGGGCCTCTGCGAGACCTACAAGACGTACATCAAGCAGCAGAGCGGCAAGGACTTCCCGCAGGATCCGTTCGTACAGCTTCAGGATGGTGTCGAAGCCGTCTTCAAGTCCTGGTTCAACGACCGCGCCAAGCTTTACCGCCAGCGTGAGAAGATCTCGGATGACCTCGGCACCGCCGTCAACATCCAGAGCATGGTCTTCGGCAACCAGGGCGAAGACTGCGGTACGGGCGTCGCCTTCACCCGCGACGCGAGCAACGGCAACAACGAGATCTTCGGCGAGTACCTGATGAACGCTCAGGGCGAAGACGTCGTCGCCGGCGTCCGCACCCCCATGCCGATCTCCGAGCTGAAGACGCAGAACCCCGAGATCTATCAGGAGTTCGCCGACATCTGCCATCGCCTTGAGCAGCACTACAAGGACATGCAGGACATCGAGTTCACGATCGAGCACAACAAGCTGTATATCCTTCAGTGTCGTTCGGGCAAGCGCACCGGCCCGTCCGCGGTCAAGATCGCGGTCGACCTGGTGAACGAAGGCCTGATTTCCAAGGAAGTCGCGCTGGCCCGCATCAACCCCGAGCTGCTCGATCAGTGTCTGCACCCGATCATCAAGCCCGGCTTCAAGTACAACGTCCTGGCGAAGGGCCTCCCGGCCGGCCCCGGCGCCGCGACCGGCATCGCCGTGTTCGACGCGCAGCGCGCGGCGGACCTGGGCAAGGGCGGCGAAGGCAAGAAAGTCATTCTCGTTCGCGCCGACACCTCCCCGGATGATCTCAAGGGCATGCTGGCGGCCGAAGGCGTTCTGACCGAGCGCGGCGGCATGACCAGCCACGCGGCGCTTGTCGCGCGCGGCTTCGGCATCCCGACCGTCGCCGGCTGCTCCGACATCACCGTCACCGATCGCCAGTTCGTCGCCAAGGGCGGCCAGGTGATCAAGGAAGGCGATTACATCTCGCTGAACGGCGCTTTCGGTGAAGTCATCGAGGGCCAAGTTCAGGTCGTCGATCCCGAGCTGACCGGCGAATTCGGAACCCTGCTGCAGTGGGCCGACGAGACCCGCCGCCTGGGCATCCGCACCAACGCCGATACGCCCGAAGACGTCGCGCTTGCGATCAAGCTGGGCGCCGAAGGCGTCGGCCTCTGCCGCACCGAGCACATGTTCTTCGCCGAGGAGCGCCGCCCGGTCGTCCAGGCCATGATCCTGGCCGCCACCGAGGAAGAGCGCAACGCGAAGCTCGCCGAGCTTCTGCCGTTCCAGCGCGAAGACTTCAAGGGCATCTTCGAGGCTCTGGGCTCCCGCCCGGCCACGATCCGCCTGATCGACCCGCCGCTGCATGAGTTCCTCCCGAGCCTGCAAACGCTGATCGAGGAAGTCGCCACGCTGAAGGCGAAGGGAACCACGGGCGCCGAGCTGGAAGCCAAAGAGAAGCTTCTGAGCCAGGTCGAGTCCATGCACGAGATCAACCCGATGATGGGACTTCGCGGCTGCCGCCTGTCCATCGTCTTCCCGGGTATCGTCGAGATGCAGACCCGCGCGATCCTGGAAGGCGCGATTGCCGCCAAGAAGGCTGGCGCCGATCCGCATCCCGAGATCATGATCCCGCTGGTCGGCCACGTCAACGAGCTGAAGGCCGTTCGCTCCAACCTGGAGCGGGTCGCCAAGCTGGTCGTTGAAGAGAGCGGCGAGACCATCGACTACATGTTCGGCACGATGATCGAGATCCCGCGCGCCGCGCTGACGTCGGACCAGATCGCCGAGGAGGCCGAGTTCTTCTCCTTCGGAACCAACGACCTGACCCAGATGACGTTCGGTTTCAGCCGTGACGACTCGGACAAGTTCCTGAAGCCGTACATCGCGCAGAAGATCCTTCCCGGCGATCCCTTCGAAGCGATCGACCAGACGGGCGTCGGCCAGCTGATGAAGATCAGCGTCGAGCTCGCGAAGAAGGTCCGCCCGAACATCAAGCTCGGCATCTGCGGCGAACACGGCGGTGAGCCCTCCTCGATCGCCTTCTGCCACGAGATCGGCCTGAACTACGTCTCGTGCAGCCCCTACCGCGTCCCGATCGCCCGCCTCGCGGCCGCCCAAGCCAACCTCAAGGACGGCGGAAGCAACCGCGACCGGTAA
- a CDS encoding MarR family winged helix-turn-helix transcriptional regulator: MTSTVCTALMRIGTRMAMVFDRTFRELDLTQAQFRLLIAIYEMNDAGIAPSDLAEALLIERATVTVLTARLVDRGLVVRLPGANRRTHFLKLTEEGVALLEQAIPSAIRLADAALTEIERADLEQARLLLGAIEARLRVMSDTHID, encoded by the coding sequence TTGACTTCGACAGTCTGTACCGCGCTGATGCGAATTGGAACGCGGATGGCGATGGTGTTTGACCGGACGTTTCGAGAATTGGATTTGACCCAGGCGCAGTTTCGATTGCTGATTGCAATTTATGAGATGAATGATGCGGGCATTGCGCCATCGGATTTGGCGGAGGCGCTGCTGATTGAGCGGGCGACGGTGACGGTGCTGACGGCGCGCCTGGTGGATCGTGGGCTGGTGGTGCGGCTGCCGGGGGCAAACCGGCGGACGCATTTTTTGAAGCTGACGGAGGAGGGCGTGGCGCTGCTGGAGCAGGCCATCCCGTCGGCCATTCGGCTTGCGGATGCGGCGCTGACGGAGATTGAGCGTGCGGATCTGGAGCAGGCGCGTTTGCTGCTGGGCGCGATCGAAGCGCGCCTTCGCGTGATGAGCGATACTCACATCGATTGA
- a CDS encoding PIN domain-containing protein → MMQKALLDTDTLSAIIKQNPIALVRSRNYLANFGALTFSIITRYEILRGLNAKRASSQIAAFEALCRASEVLPLTDAIVLQAATIYGDLHRLRRFTPARRAHWGCRHLDCCNSHGAWNDHGHE, encoded by the coding sequence ATGATGCAGAAGGCGCTTTTAGACACAGATACACTTTCGGCGATTATAAAGCAGAATCCGATTGCTCTTGTTCGCTCTCGTAATTATTTAGCGAATTTTGGGGCGCTGACCTTTTCCATCATCACACGGTACGAAATACTGCGTGGACTAAACGCTAAGCGGGCGTCATCTCAGATTGCAGCTTTTGAAGCACTTTGTCGCGCGAGTGAAGTTCTCCCATTGACCGATGCAATTGTCCTGCAGGCAGCAACAATCTACGGCGATTTACACCGGCTACGGCGATTTACACCGGCGCGGCGCGCTCATTGGGGATGCCGACATCTTGATTGCTGCAACAGCCATGGAGCATGGAATGATCATGGTCACGAATAA
- a CDS encoding anti-sigma factor family protein: MDCNTMQTLLHPYLDGELDLMTSLQVEEHLRTCASCELAYQNFQVLREGLRDSALYFQPPANLEARVLSPMRRAEAPRRPSFRLGSWRRWSTAAVLLVAVGLSWRLAHAPAPLPDDRALEQEIVSSHVRSLMGSHLADIASSSHHTVKPWFSGKLDYSPPVDDLGAQGFPLIGGRLDYLNGRPVAALIYRRQKHLINLFVWPAKAGDSNGAGETKAMESQGYHLIHWNAAGMTYWSISDLNPSELSSFVQLYQAQDQPPARPASK; encoded by the coding sequence GTGGATTGTAACACGATGCAGACGCTGCTCCATCCCTATCTGGATGGAGAACTGGATTTGATGACGAGTTTACAGGTGGAGGAGCATCTCCGGACCTGCGCATCGTGTGAGCTTGCCTATCAAAACTTCCAGGTTTTACGGGAGGGTCTGCGTGACAGCGCGCTCTACTTCCAGCCCCCAGCAAACCTTGAGGCGCGCGTGCTGTCGCCCATGCGCCGCGCGGAAGCCCCGCGCCGCCCCTCGTTCCGTTTAGGCTCCTGGCGCCGGTGGAGCACGGCGGCGGTTCTTCTCGTGGCGGTGGGGCTGAGCTGGAGGCTCGCCCACGCGCCAGCCCCGCTGCCTGATGACCGCGCGCTGGAGCAGGAGATCGTCTCCAGCCATGTGCGATCGCTGATGGGCAGCCATCTTGCCGATATCGCTTCCTCAAGCCATCACACCGTCAAGCCCTGGTTCAGCGGCAAATTGGACTACTCGCCGCCCGTCGACGATCTGGGAGCGCAGGGGTTTCCGCTGATTGGGGGACGCCTGGATTATCTGAATGGCCGGCCCGTGGCGGCGCTGATCTACCGACGCCAGAAGCATCTGATCAATCTGTTTGTCTGGCCCGCCAAGGCCGGCGATAGCAATGGGGCGGGGGAAACGAAGGCGATGGAAAGTCAGGGATATCATCTCATCCACTGGAATGCGGCGGGCATGACCTACTGGTCGATTTCCGACCTCAATCCCTCCGAGCTTTCCAGCTTCGTCCAGCTTTATCAGGCGCAGGATCAACCTCCCGCGCGTCCCGCGAGCAAATAA
- a CDS encoding phytanoyl-CoA dioxygenase family protein — MSAVIKPTLPSLDSDYSLTQEQIQQYQRDGHILLRGVLSPEEVAAYRAVINEGVARLNWETRALDKRDTYGKAFLQIGNLSERAGEDAARFTLARRFAKIAADLMDAGGVRLYHDQALYKEVGGGHTPWHQDHHYWPLDTDQTITMWMPLVDASTAMGTMRFASGSHREGYLGDLPISDQSEETFRKFVVERGYPVVESGEMAAGDATFHSGWTLHGAPGNLTGPTREVMTVIYFADGASVSAPVNDAQENDRHTALGGLAPGELAASASNPLLYTRGE; from the coding sequence ATGAGCGCCGTTATCAAACCAACGCTACCATCGCTGGACAGTGACTATTCGCTGACACAGGAACAGATCCAGCAATATCAACGGGATGGACACATTCTGCTGCGCGGCGTGCTGTCGCCGGAGGAAGTCGCCGCGTACCGGGCGGTAATCAATGAGGGAGTGGCGCGGCTCAACTGGGAGACTCGGGCGCTGGACAAGCGGGACACCTACGGCAAGGCGTTTCTCCAGATCGGCAATCTCTCGGAGCGCGCCGGGGAAGACGCCGCGCGATTTACGCTGGCGCGGCGTTTCGCGAAGATCGCGGCGGACCTGATGGACGCAGGCGGCGTGCGGCTCTATCACGATCAGGCGCTGTATAAAGAAGTCGGCGGGGGGCATACGCCCTGGCACCAGGACCACCACTACTGGCCGCTGGACACCGATCAGACGATCACGATGTGGATGCCGCTTGTGGACGCCAGCACGGCGATGGGAACGATGCGCTTTGCGTCGGGGTCGCATCGGGAAGGTTATCTGGGAGATCTTCCGATTTCGGATCAATCCGAGGAGACGTTCCGGAAATTTGTCGTCGAACGAGGGTATCCCGTTGTGGAATCGGGGGAGATGGCGGCAGGCGACGCCACGTTCCACTCAGGCTGGACACTGCACGGGGCTCCCGGGAATCTGACCGGCCCGACGCGCGAGGTGATGACGGTGATTTACTTCGCCGATGGGGCGAGCGTCAGCGCGCCGGTGAACGACGCGCAGGAAAACGATCGTCATACGGCGCTTGGCGGTCTGGCCCCAGGCGAACTCGCCGCAAGCGCGTCCAACCCGCTGCTTTACACGCGAGGGGAATAG
- a CDS encoding lipid II flippase Amj family protein, whose protein sequence is MDGRLAILIGLTFVMHLIATLAFSVRIAGTRTGKIALSLALFNILVLVSRTSNGLQAPLLAKRIEHNLAAHTLAGASADFRWLLLATSAATLAGAFLIPTFQRLIGHAVTAFGVYRSMPKLLLRGISRTGVVYLRRSVRIPSQNNLIRMGRRRGVPVRVVVLNTAATAISTVGVFSALYAGYLHPELRSTAANLSGTINGVAMIFMAIFIDPQLSMMTDDVTDGRLSEGAFRQSVTWLVGSRFVGTLLAQTLLIPAAMLIAAVARLL, encoded by the coding sequence ATGGATGGGCGTCTCGCGATTTTGATCGGTTTGACATTCGTGATGCATTTGATCGCGACTCTCGCCTTTTCCGTGCGGATCGCGGGAACGCGCACCGGCAAGATCGCGCTGTCGCTGGCGCTGTTCAATATTCTGGTGCTAGTGTCGCGTACTTCCAATGGGCTTCAAGCGCCGCTGCTCGCCAAACGCATCGAGCATAACTTGGCGGCGCATACGCTCGCGGGCGCTTCCGCAGATTTCCGATGGCTGCTGCTCGCGACCAGCGCCGCCACACTGGCGGGCGCGTTCTTGATCCCGACATTTCAGCGCCTGATCGGGCATGCGGTCACGGCGTTTGGCGTTTATCGCTCCATGCCCAAACTGCTGCTGCGCGGAATCTCGCGCACGGGAGTGGTGTACCTGCGCCGTTCTGTGAGAATTCCGTCGCAGAACAATCTCATTCGCATGGGACGGCGCCGGGGCGTGCCGGTGCGCGTCGTTGTGCTGAATACGGCGGCGACCGCGATCTCCACGGTCGGCGTCTTCTCCGCCCTCTATGCTGGATATTTACATCCAGAACTGCGCAGCACCGCCGCTAACCTGTCTGGAACAATCAACGGCGTCGCGATGATCTTCATGGCGATCTTCATCGACCCGCAGCTATCCATGATGACGGATGATGTGACCGATGGTCGCCTTTCCGAAGGCGCCTTCCGCCAGTCCGTCACATGGCTTGTCGGCAGCCGATTCGTCGGGACGCTGCTGGCCCAGACCCTGCTGATCCCAGCTGCGATGCTGATCGCAGCAGTCGCCCGTCTCCTCTAA
- a CDS encoding VOC family protein — protein MTKKLPLMHNVGIVVESLDEAISFFTELGLTLEGRATIEGEWAGRVTGLGSQQVEIAMMVTPDGHSRLELSRFLTPPTVADHRNAPVNALGYLRVMFTVENIDELVARLCKRGAELVGELVQYEDSYQLCYIRGPEGILIGLAEQLDNK, from the coding sequence ATGACAAAAAAATTACCACTAATGCACAATGTCGGCATCGTGGTGGAATCCCTTGATGAAGCCATCTCTTTTTTCACCGAGCTTGGGCTGACCCTCGAAGGGCGAGCCACGATTGAAGGAGAATGGGCCGGGCGCGTCACTGGACTGGGTTCCCAGCAAGTCGAGATCGCCATGATGGTCACTCCCGATGGTCACAGCCGCCTCGAACTTTCGCGATTTCTTACACCGCCCACAGTCGCCGATCACCGGAACGCCCCTGTGAACGCTCTCGGCTACCTGCGCGTCATGTTTACTGTGGAGAATATCGACGAGTTGGTTGCCAGGCTCTGTAAGCGCGGCGCTGAGCTCGTCGGCGAATTGGTTCAGTATGAGGATTCGTATCAGCTCTGCTATATCCGCGGGCCCGAAGGAATTCTTATCGGGCTGGCGGAACAACTTGATAACAAATGA
- a CDS encoding BsuPI-related putative proteinase inhibitor, translating into MKLPIYTLPLALIALAPIQVYADGAPTAGAGATTGVGPEGGAGAVLPLPGATLKATTIGDTATVATPKLRFASGAAVPIVFTIANHTGSPVEYDFNNGQKYDFELRDAKGQPIWEWSRGLSFTQSTDKLVLKAGESTTFKGEWNGQIGGKPAPPGKYILTARLTTQTRPAIRGGILVNPVQDPDNMGIPTRSPAENGMVVQTPARYAVTATTQFWVVGKS; encoded by the coding sequence ATGAAGTTACCAATTTACACACTACCGCTGGCGCTGATCGCGCTGGCTCCCATACAGGTTTACGCGGACGGCGCCCCGACGGCTGGGGCGGGTGCGACTACGGGTGTCGGCCCTGAAGGCGGCGCGGGCGCCGTGCTTCCGCTTCCCGGCGCCACGCTGAAGGCCACGACCATCGGCGATACGGCGACGGTCGCCACGCCGAAGCTGCGCTTCGCGTCCGGCGCGGCCGTTCCCATCGTCTTCACCATCGCCAACCACACGGGCAGCCCCGTGGAGTACGATTTTAACAACGGTCAGAAGTACGACTTCGAGCTGCGTGACGCCAAAGGCCAGCCTATCTGGGAATGGTCGCGCGGACTGTCCTTCACGCAGTCCACCGACAAGCTGGTGCTGAAGGCGGGTGAGAGCACAACCTTCAAAGGGGAGTGGAACGGCCAGATCGGCGGCAAGCCAGCGCCTCCTGGGAAGTATATTCTCACGGCGCGGCTGACCACGCAAACTCGTCCCGCGATCCGCGGCGGCATTCTCGTCAACCCCGTGCAGGACCCGGATAACATGGGAATTCCGACGCGCTCGCCCGCCGAAAACGGCATGGTCGTGCAGACGCCGGCTCGCTACGCCGTCACCGCGACCACGCAGTTCTGGGTCGTTGGGAAGTCGTAA